The Eubacterium ventriosum genome includes the window GTTCTGTATTATTCCTGATTCAGACAAGTCTTACAACTTCATTGTAGGAATGCTTTATACACAACTCTTTCAGGAACTGTATTTTCAGGCAGATTTTAGGAATGGAGGTAAGTTACCAATTCAGGTAACTCTTATGATGGACGAATTCTCGAATGTTGCATTGCCTGATGACTTTTGTTCACTACTTTCAACAATGAGAAGTAGAAGAATAAGTTCAATAATAATCATTCAGAATCTGGCACAGATTAAGGCTTTGTTTAAGGATACATGGGAAACAATTACAGGTAACTGTGACACTCTTGTATACCTTGGCGGTAATGAAAAATCAACTCATCAATACATATCTGAAATGCTTGGTAAAAGTACCATTGACAAAAGGTCAACAGGAGAAACAAGAGGTGTACATGGTAGTGCTTCAAGAAACTATGATGTGCTTGGCAGGGAACTGATGACACCAGATGAAGTAAGAAATATGAGTAATAAAAAGTGTCTCATTTTCATTAAAGGCTTTAATCCAATATTTGATGATAAGTACATTCCGTTTAGACATAAGAATTTTTCACAGACAGAAGATGGTGGTGGAAAGGCTTATGTACATGATCCAAGTTTAAACCAAGAAAGTTTAAGACCGGTTAAACTTCTTAGCGAAAAACAGATAAATGACATCAAGGAATATAAAAAAGAAAATGAAGTTGTTCACATCATGGACATGTCATTAGAAGAAATAATGATGCTTGATGATACAAAAAGACTTTATTTTGAAAATTCAAATGAAAGTGAAAGTTCCGGTGATGAAGGTAGTGCAAAAACAATATCAAGAACAGATATTTTAGAAAATATGACAGAACAGGAACTTATGGATGAGATAACAAACCGAATGTGTATGATGGATTTTTCAAGAGAGCAGATTGAGGAAATAACAAAATCGCTTGATGCACACATGAAACTTTCAATACTTCTTAGTTATCTTTACCCAACAACTTCAGCAGAAGAAATGGCTAAGAAAAGAAACGAACATTTAAGTAAAAGAGATTAGCAAAGGAGAAAGAAATGAGAAAGATTATAAAGAAAATCAAAATGAAAAAAGAAAATATAATGGCTGTACTTTCAGGTGCAGTATTTATGACAGTAGTGGATGTAAACAATGTACTTGCCGCAGGAGATGCAAGTTCAGTTACAAAACCACTTGATAACTTAAAAACACTGGTGCTTGCAATCATCGGAGCAATCGGCGTAATCATTCTTGCAAAGAATGTAATGGAGTTTGCACAGGCATATCAGGCACAGGATTCATCGACAATGAACTCGGCACTTAAGGGAATTGTTGCAGGAGTAATGATGGCAGGCATTTCATCAGTACTTGGTATTTTGGGATTTTAAGGGAGGTAAGAGATTATGGACATATTTAGCTTAGGCGGTGTAATCCTTGATCTTTTGCAGACGGTTGTTGATTTCTGGAATGACAAGGTGTCTCTTGTTTTTGAACTGCTGGGGCAGTCCCCGGTAAGCTTCAAGAACGGAGGCCCTTGGGCAGTGGTGGCAAACCTTGAACCCATATTTGTGGCGGTTGGTTCATCACTGGTGGTTCTGTTCTTTGTAATTGGTTTCTGTTCGGAGAGCATTGACGTAAAGGAAGAGGTAAGATTTGAAACCATACTAAGGATGTTAATGAGAATAGGAATAGCAGAATGGCTTGTTGCAAACAACGTGACAATAATGAAGGCATTCTTTACATCAGCAGGAAATCTGGTGGGGCTCATGACACAGGGAACAACAACCAAACTAAAGATACCAGATGAACAGCAGACAATCATAAAGGACCTTGGATTCGGGGAAAGCCTTTTAATGATGATACTTGCAGTAATCATTGCACTTGTAATCATCTTCTGCGGTTTCATACTCATATACACCGTGTATTTCAGATTCTTAAAAATACTTGTGGTGGTGCCGTTTGGTGCACTTGCGTTTTCAACTGTAAGCGGAAACCGGATGGTAAGTCATTCGGCAGTAAGCTATGCAAAGTACTTTCTGTCAATAGTGCTGGAGGCAGTGACAATGGCACTTGCAATAATTGTATGCAATGCATTTTTGAATGCAGGACTGCCAACATTCACAAGCGATTACGCGGACTGGACAAAGGCACTGATGTACATGTGTGAACTTACATTCAGTGTGGCAATGACAGTCGGAGCAGTGAAGGGAGCACAGAGTCTTACAGGCAAGGCACTGGGATTATAGAAACAGGAGGAACAGATGAACATATCAATTAACAAGGACATAGAAAAATATCAGGAGTCAGTGGTGATGGGACTTACCGCAAGACAGCTGATATTTTCCATCGCATCAGTTGCATGCGGCGGCGCAATAGTTCTTCTTACATACAAATACGTGGGGCTTACGGGAAGTGCATACATTGCTATTCCCGTGGTGGCACCACTTGCATTAAACGGATTTTATTCATATCAGGGAATGAGTTTTACACAGATGTTTAAAAGAAAACTGTGGTTCGCTTTTAAGAACAGACCACTTACATACATTTCAGAGGAAAGTGAGAAAACCATAAAAAGAATGAGAATGGAAGAGGAACGGCAGAGAAAAAAGGAAGACAAAAGGAAAAAAAGAAAAACAGGAGAAGTAACAAAAGCAGAAAATGAGAAACATAAAGGAAAATTTAACACAGGAAAACAGACGGAGGAACAGGAATGAACATATTTAAGGACAGGTTTTCTGAAATAAAGAAGGCATCAGAGCCACTTTACAAATCACCAAAGTCGGTGCAGGAAACAATTGAAATACTAAAGATATCTGAAAGCGGAATATTTGAGGTGGCAGATGGAAAGTATTCAAAGACATACAGATTCAGTGATGTCAATTATGCCACACGTTCAGAGGACGAACAGGAAAGCTTCTTTCAGAGATACTGCAAATGCCTTAACTCATTTGACTGCACATTCAAGATAACAGTCAACAATAAAAACAAGGACATGGATGTGCTAAGAAATGAGGTAATGCTTAAGTACAGAAATGACGGATTCGATAAGATGAGGGAAAGTTACAACAGAATCATTGAGGAAAAGATACTTGAGGGAAGACAGGGCATTGAGCAGGAAAGATATCTTACCATAACAATTGAGAGAAAGAACTTTGAGGAGGCAAAGGCACAGTTTGCAACAATTGAGGCATCAATGTTTAGAAGTTTTGCCGAACTTGGTTCAAAGCTGACACCACTTACAGGAAATGAACGATTAAAGATTCTTCACGACTATTACAGACTTGGAAGGGAGGATGAATTTAACTTTGACATAAAGAATGGAAGAATTACCGGAACAGACTTTAGAAATGAAATCTGCAACACAAGGATAAAATATCATCCTGACTATTTTGAGAATGAAGGAAAGGTTGGAAGGGTTCTTTTCATAAAGAAATATCCAACATACCTTTCTGACAGATTTTTTACGGAGCTGACATTTCTGCCGGTACATTCGGTTACAAGTGTGGATGTGGTTCCGGTGCCAAAGGACCTTACAATGAAGATGCTGCAGAAAAAGTATCTGGGCATTGAGTCAGACATAATAAAACAGCAGAGAACAAGAAACAGAAACAATGACTTTTCATCAGAAATTTCATATGCAACGAGACAGAAGAAAAAGGACATTGAGGAGATAATGAACAATGTAAGGGAAAATGACGAAAGCCTTTACTATGTTTCAGTGACAATGATTGTCATGGCAGATGACAGGGATGAACTTGAAAGCATCTGTGAGACAGTGGATTCCGTTTCAAAGGGAGCAGGATGTGCTGTTGACACATGCATGTACAAACAGAGGGAAGCAGTTAACACAACACTTCCCATAGGAGTAAGACAGATTGAAACAATGAGAACAATGCTTACACAGAGCCTTGCAGTTTTAATGCCCTTTAATGTGCAGGAACTTTGTGACAGAAACGGCATTTACTATGGCGTAAACCAGATATCCAAAAACATAATTGTGGGCAACAGAAAAAAACTTTTAAACGGCAACGGATTCATATTCGGTGTGTCAGGTGCAGGAAAGTCGTTTCAGGCAAAGATGGAAATGGGGTCGGTTTTACTTTCAACAGATGACAATGTAATTGCAGTGGATCCAATGAATGAATATGAGGATGTCACTGAAAAATACAATGGAACCTACATAAACATTTCAACAAACACAAGAAACTACATTAATCCCATGGACATGGATGTGTGGAATCTGGACGTATTGGACAGTAAGGGATGGGTAAGGGACAAGTGCCAGTTCATGCTAAGTATCTGCGAGCAGATAATGAAGGAAATAACACCACAGCAGCGTTCAATCATTTCAAGATGCGTAAAGGACTTGTACATGGACATTGCAAGAAGCAGGGAAAAATACGTTCCCACAATGGAGGATTTGTACAACAGGCTTCTTAAACAGGAAGACAAGGAAGCAAGAGACGTGGCACTTGGACTTGAAATATTTGTTACCGGAGCATTGAATATCTTTAATCATCAGACAAATATAAATGTAAATAACAGATTTATTGTGTATGGAATAAGAGACCTTGGGGAATCTCTTGCCCCACTTGCAATGCTTGTAATGATGGAAACAATACAGCAGAAGATAATCGACAACGGTGAAAGGGGAATAGCAACATGGTTTTACATTGATGAGGTGCATGTTCTTTTAAACTCACCGTTTAGTGCGGAATATCTTCGTCAGATGTGGAAAAAGGTAAGAAAGCAGGGAGGACTTTGTACAGGAATAACACAGAACATAGTGGACCTTCTTATGAGTGAAACGAGCACAACAATGCTTTCAAACTCAGCATTCATACTACTTTTAAATCAGTCAAGCAAGGACATAGAAAAGATAGTGGAGTCACTGGAAATATCAGAAGAGCAGCTTAACTATGTTATAGATTCACCGTCAGGATGCGGGCTTATAAAATGCGGAAGCAGAATAGTACCGTTTGACAATGTGATAACAAAAGACAGTGAACTTTACAGACTTTATAATACAAATATGTATGAGAAGATGGAAAGGCTGGAGAAAGAAAAGCAGTAATTGAATAAGGGGAGGTGGGTGTGGTAGAATCTAAGGAAGATAAAAGGTTTGAAAAGTGTAGTTCTTTAGAACTGAACAAATCGGAATTTGTGGAGGTACTTTATGAACGAGAGAGAAAAAATTATCCGATTATGGTTTGATATGTGGATTAAGAAAGCAGATTTAGGAATTGACAATATTTTTACAGATGATGTTGTATATACTGAGAGTTGGAGTCCTAAATATGAAAACCGCAAAACGGTAAAGCACTGGTTTGACGAATGGAATACACGCGGAAGTGTTCTTGTCTGGGAGATTAAGCAATTTTTTCATCAAGGCAATCAAACAATCGTGGAGTGGTATTTTAAAAGCAAAATGAATAATGGAAATGTTGAAGAATTTGACGGAATATCTTTAATTGTATGGACACAGGATAACAAAATAAAATCATTAAAAGAGTTTGGTTGCAATCTTCATAATTACAATCCATATCGAGATAGTGATATTCCCGTATTTCGAGAAGAAAAAGCAAATTGGTTTTGAGAGGACTATAAACTTGAATTTAACGATATAAATATTCCACAACAAGGAGATGAGGAAAAACATAATGATGTACAAGTTTAATGAAAAAGTGTCTGTAAAAGCATTGGCAGATTTGCGTGAATCTGTGGGTTGGAACAGGATGGAAAAAGAGTATAAAAACCCTTTGATGACATCGTATTACCATATTGCAGTTTATGAAAATGATAAACTGATTGGGTATATTGATAGTGTATCAAATGGGGTAGCAGATGCTTATATTCAAGATTTAATGGTTTGTCCGGATTACCAAGGTAAAGGGATTGGCACAGACCTGATGGATAAAATGATTGAATATTTGAAGAAAAAGCGTATCTACATGATTTCAGTGGTTTATGAAGAATGCTTAAAGCCGTTTTATGAGCGATTTGGGTTTTATAATATGCTGTGTGGGCAAATGGAAACATATTAAAAATCGTACATAATACAGTTTCTCGCACAAATTCCAATTTTTGAGATTGAGAAATCGGTATTTGGAGGTGAATAAAATGGATAATTGTGATTGGTGTAACTTGTCTGAAGAAGATAAACAGTTTCAGGTGTACGAAAGTAAATCATGGTCTGTTTTCCTTTCAGATGAACAGGATTATATTGGACGCTGTATATTGGTTTTGAATCGTCATTGCAATTCATTGTCAGAGCTAACAGATGATGAATGGGACGAGCTTCGCAATTTGATTTGTAAAATGGAGGCATGCTTAAAAACTGTTTTAGGAGCAACTCTATGTAATTGGAGTTGTTTGATGAACAATTTCTATAAAGAGTCAGCGCCTAATCCTCATCTTCATATTCACGTAAGGCCAAGATATGATAAGCCCATTGTGCTCAACGGGAGCACCCATACTGATAGCGAGTTTGGTCATCATTATGCGTTGAATAAGGGTGCGGTAATACCTTTTAAAGATAAGGAAGAAGTGTTTAGCCGACTAAAAGGATGGCTTAATCGTTAACTTCAAGTTTGTTGAACAATTATATTTCAGTTAAACGTAGCAATGTGGTTTGATTTTCTTGGCATAGAAAATCTACAGTTTATAGTGATAGGAAAACAAATGATAACTATAGATGAATCATATATTAAAGTGTGTAAGCTCACTAAGAATATGGCAGCCGGTTATATCGATTATTTTGAGAACAGAGCATTTTCTGATGGTAATATTCAAAAAGGTTGTTATTGTGTTTGGCATCATTGGACGGAAAAACATGAACACGAGCGTAGTTTGATGCCGGAAAATGAGCGGCCATATCGAAAAAGAGATTATGCAAAAGAATTGATAGAAAAAGGTGTTTTGAACGGCTTTGTGGCTGTCTGTGAAGATAGAATAGTTGGATTCTGTAACGCAGATAATAAAAATACCTATTTCAGGTTAAGCAGGGAGAATGCGCCGAATAGTTGGACTGGTTCCCGTGAAGGGGATAAAATACTATCTATAGTATGTTTTACCGTTGAGCCTGATATGCGTAGGAAAGGAATAGCAAAAGCTATGCTTGAATATGCTTGTCAGTATGCTAAAGAAAATGGATATGATGGTATTGAAGGGTATCCTTCAAAGGGAAGGTTTTCTGCAAGTGACTGTGGTGGTTCTGTAGAGATGTATACAGATCAGGGATTCGATATCATTGAGATTCCTAATGGTGTGGTTGCAAGAAAAAACTTTAAAAAGCAATGATCAATTTAATCGGAAGATAATCATACAACTTCCAGTTTGTAAGGAAAACTATCAAAACATAAATTACATAGACAATAAATAGAATTGTAGACAAACGCCGAGTTAGTGTAAAAGCTAACTTTGGCGTATTTTTTTACGCAAAAATAAAGGAGGACAATATGAAAATAGGTAAAGAAAAAGAAGTTGAAACAAAAATACACAAGAAGAAAAATGGCAAGATTCATAAGAAGCGAGATTTAAAAATAGATAACAAAGTAATGTCTACAAGGACGAAGAATAATGTAAGAACAATGAGAAAAGTAGCCGAGTCAAAGATTGTAGACAACATTGAAGGTGGTGAAAACATTGAGGAAACTTTTGAAGCTACAGGAATGGCAATAAAGCCTATAAAGAGCATTGTAAATGAAGGTAATCGTATTAGAAAAAAGGCAAAAGTTTCAAAACTTCAAAAAGAAGTCGTAGGAAGCAGGTTAAGAAAGAGAGCGGTTAATAAAGGTAAACAATTAGCAAAAAAGTCAGGCAGAAAGGCGGTAAAGAAAATATCAAAAAAGATGGCTAAAGATAACGGCAGGAAAGTGGCAAAGGAAAGTGCAAAGATTGCAACCAAGGCTGGAACGGCAGTGGCAGGTTCAGTGGCAGGTTCAGTGGCAGGACCGGAAGGTACTTTGATAGGAATGGCTGCAGGCGAAGCAGCAGGAATGAAGATTGACAATACATTTTACAAGGCAGAGCAAAGAAGTAGAATGATGAAATTTTTTATGGATAAGCTGAAACCAAACGAAGAGCAGAATGACAGTCTTTTTAAACTTGTAGGGAGAATGGTAAGAAACAAAATGACTTTTTTGATAAAAAGAATGGTATCCTTATTGGCACCATTGATTACACCAATTTTAATAATTGTAATAGCAGCAACTGGGATTGTATTTGCCGTCATTGCAGTTCTGTACAATTCACCATTTGCATTGTTTCTTCCACCATTGGAAAGTGGAGACACAATACAGTCAGTGACAACACAGTATGTTTCAGAATTTAATCAGGAAGTGCAGACTTTGATTGATGAACACAAGGACGCTGACAAGGGAAGAAAGGTGTATGTGGATTATGAAGGAATGAATAGTGAGCCGTCCAATTATTACGACATTATGAGCGTGTACATGGTTAATTACGGATATGAAAATACCGCAACAAAAATGAATGAAACGAACAAGCAAAATTTGAAGGCAGTGTTTGATGACATGTGTAAGTACACCACGGAGAATGTGACAGAGAAAAAAGGCAAAAAGAAGATAAAGTATTTAGAGGTGAGAATTACACTAAAAAAATATACAGAAATGGCAATAGAGTATCAGTTTGATGATAACAGAACAGCAACACTTAATCAGTTGATGAGTGCTTACATAACAAACAATCCTTCCGGTGGAAGTCAGATAAGTGGATTACAGGGAAGTCTTACTCCTCAGGAAATAAGCAACATAACAGACAAGATTTCTAATCCAACACAAAAGGCTGTTGCTTCATTTGTTTTGTCAAAAGTAGGATATCCTTACAGTCAACCATTAAGAAACAGTGGAAAAGCATTTGACTGTAGTTCATTGGCATACTATGCGTGGAAGTCAGCAGGTGTTGACATATCGTTTGGCGGTGGAACAACTGCGGCTGCAGAAGCAGAAGGGCTGAAAGATAAGACAGTAAAAGAAGAAAATCTACAGCCGGGAGATTTGATTTTCTACAGTTATACAACAAACGGAAGATATAGGAACATCAGTCATGTTGGAATTTATGTGGGCAATGGAAAGATGGTGGAAGCCGTGGATGAAGCTCATGGAGTGTGCCTGGGAGACTATCATAATGGTGGATTGGTTATGATATGTAGACCGGGGAAATAAAATATGTTAAATGTGGTTCCAATCTTAATAATTCAACC containing:
- a CDS encoding nuclear transport factor 2 family protein; the encoded protein is MNEREKIIRLWFDMWIKKADLGIDNIFTDDVVYTESWSPKYENRKTVKHWFDEWNTRGSVLVWEIKQFFHQGNQTIVEWYFKSKMNNGNVEEFDGISLIVWTQDNKIKSLKEFGCNLHNYNPYRDSDIPVFREEKANWF
- a CDS encoding GNAT family N-acetyltransferase — protein: MMYKFNEKVSVKALADLRESVGWNRMEKEYKNPLMTSYYHIAVYENDKLIGYIDSVSNGVADAYIQDLMVCPDYQGKGIGTDLMDKMIEYLKKKRIYMISVVYEECLKPFYERFGFYNMLCGQMETY
- a CDS encoding GNAT family N-acetyltransferase; its protein translation is MITIDESYIKVCKLTKNMAAGYIDYFENRAFSDGNIQKGCYCVWHHWTEKHEHERSLMPENERPYRKRDYAKELIEKGVLNGFVAVCEDRIVGFCNADNKNTYFRLSRENAPNSWTGSREGDKILSIVCFTVEPDMRRKGIAKAMLEYACQYAKENGYDGIEGYPSKGRFSASDCGGSVEMYTDQGFDIIEIPNGVVARKNFKKQ
- a CDS encoding C40 family peptidase, giving the protein MKIGKEKEVETKIHKKKNGKIHKKRDLKIDNKVMSTRTKNNVRTMRKVAESKIVDNIEGGENIEETFEATGMAIKPIKSIVNEGNRIRKKAKVSKLQKEVVGSRLRKRAVNKGKQLAKKSGRKAVKKISKKMAKDNGRKVAKESAKIATKAGTAVAGSVAGSVAGPEGTLIGMAAGEAAGMKIDNTFYKAEQRSRMMKFFMDKLKPNEEQNDSLFKLVGRMVRNKMTFLIKRMVSLLAPLITPILIIVIAATGIVFAVIAVLYNSPFALFLPPLESGDTIQSVTTQYVSEFNQEVQTLIDEHKDADKGRKVYVDYEGMNSEPSNYYDIMSVYMVNYGYENTATKMNETNKQNLKAVFDDMCKYTTENVTEKKGKKKIKYLEVRITLKKYTEMAIEYQFDDNRTATLNQLMSAYITNNPSGGSQISGLQGSLTPQEISNITDKISNPTQKAVASFVLSKVGYPYSQPLRNSGKAFDCSSLAYYAWKSAGVDISFGGGTTAAAEAEGLKDKTVKEENLQPGDLIFYSYTTNGRYRNISHVGIYVGNGKMVEAVDEAHGVCLGDYHNGGLVMICRPGK
- a CDS encoding VirB4-like conjugal transfer ATPase, CD1110 family, coding for MNIFKDRFSEIKKASEPLYKSPKSVQETIEILKISESGIFEVADGKYSKTYRFSDVNYATRSEDEQESFFQRYCKCLNSFDCTFKITVNNKNKDMDVLRNEVMLKYRNDGFDKMRESYNRIIEEKILEGRQGIEQERYLTITIERKNFEEAKAQFATIEASMFRSFAELGSKLTPLTGNERLKILHDYYRLGREDEFNFDIKNGRITGTDFRNEICNTRIKYHPDYFENEGKVGRVLFIKKYPTYLSDRFFTELTFLPVHSVTSVDVVPVPKDLTMKMLQKKYLGIESDIIKQQRTRNRNNDFSSEISYATRQKKKDIEEIMNNVRENDESLYYVSVTMIVMADDRDELESICETVDSVSKGAGCAVDTCMYKQREAVNTTLPIGVRQIETMRTMLTQSLAVLMPFNVQELCDRNGIYYGVNQISKNIIVGNRKKLLNGNGFIFGVSGAGKSFQAKMEMGSVLLSTDDNVIAVDPMNEYEDVTEKYNGTYINISTNTRNYINPMDMDVWNLDVLDSKGWVRDKCQFMLSICEQIMKEITPQQRSIISRCVKDLYMDIARSREKYVPTMEDLYNRLLKQEDKEARDVALGLEIFVTGALNIFNHQTNINVNNRFIVYGIRDLGESLAPLAMLVMMETIQQKIIDNGERGIATWFYIDEVHVLLNSPFSAEYLRQMWKKVRKQGGLCTGITQNIVDLLMSETSTTMLSNSAFILLLNQSSKDIEKIVESLEISEEQLNYVIDSPSGCGLIKCGSRIVPFDNVITKDSELYRLYNTNMYEKMERLEKEKQ
- a CDS encoding HIT family protein, with the translated sequence MDNCDWCNLSEEDKQFQVYESKSWSVFLSDEQDYIGRCILVLNRHCNSLSELTDDEWDELRNLICKMEACLKTVLGATLCNWSCLMNNFYKESAPNPHLHIHVRPRYDKPIVLNGSTHTDSEFGHHYALNKGAVIPFKDKEEVFSRLKGWLNR
- a CDS encoding PrgI family protein, yielding MNISINKDIEKYQESVVMGLTARQLIFSIASVACGGAIVLLTYKYVGLTGSAYIAIPVVAPLALNGFYSYQGMSFTQMFKRKLWFAFKNRPLTYISEESEKTIKRMRMEEERQRKKEDKRKKRKTGEVTKAENEKHKGKFNTGKQTEEQE